From one Magnolia sinica isolate HGM2019 chromosome 18, MsV1, whole genome shotgun sequence genomic stretch:
- the LOC131233741 gene encoding uncharacterized protein LOC131233741: protein MQRQSLGSPASKLQINGGKEEKLEKEENRKDVEEDDEKKVDKHLRSSSRTQKSVHLIPVLTIFCFLVLYLVSHDPSQNDLANAGGFERHFRPKDLKEVSDVHRFFDLEKNQLLAIRSHRSLQEVGKGARKSRPLNRHRKFGSF from the exons ATGCAGCGGCAGTCGCTTGGATCGCCTGCTTCGAAGCTTCAAATCAATGgcggaaaagaagaaaaactcgaAAAGGAAGAGAATCGAAAGGATGTAGAAGAAGATGATGAAAAGAAGGTCGACAAGCACCTTAGATCGAGTTCTCGAACGCAGAAATCGGTTCATCTGATTCCGGTTCTCACAATCTTCTGCTTCCTCGTTCTCTACCTCGTCTCTCACGATCCGTCTCAAAACG ATTTAGCGAATGCGGGAGGCTTCGAGAGGCATTTTCGTCCGAAAG ATTTGAAGGAGGTTAGTGACGTTCATCGATTTTTTGATCTGGAGAAGAACCAGTTGTTGGCGATTCGCAGCCATCGGAGCCTGCAGGAGGTTGGAAAGGGAGCTCGgaaatctcgaccgttgaatcgccaTAGGAAATTTGGGAGTTTCTAG
- the LOC131233089 gene encoding probable calcium-binding protein CML18 codes for MSEGDEPVKLDDEQIAELRDIFRTFDRNNDGSLTQLELGSLLRSLGLKPSTDQLDALIQKADKNSNGLVEFSEFVALVAPELLPAKSPYTEEQLKQLFRLFDRDGNGYITAAELAHSMAKLGHALTVEELTGMIKEADTDGDGRISFSEFAQAITSAAFDNSWL; via the coding sequence ATGAGCGAGGGTGACGAACCTGTGAAGCTTGACGATGAGCAGATCGCCGAACTGCGCGACATCTTCCGCACGTTCGACCGGAACAACGATGGGAGCCTGACGCAGCTCGAGCTCGGGTCGCTCCTCCGGTCGCTCGGCCTGAAACCGAGCACGGACCAGCTTGACGCCCTGATCCAGAAGGCCGATAAGAACAGCAACGGCCTGGTTGAATTCTCTGAGTTCGTAGCCCTGGTCGCGCCGGAGCTGCTCCCGGCGAAATCTCCCTACACAGAAGAGCAGCTCAAGCAGCTTTTCCGGCTGTTTGACCGCGATGGGAACGGTTACATTACAGCCGCGGAGCTGGCGCACTCCATGGCCAAGCTTGGGCACGCCCTTACCGTGGAGGAGCTGACTGGGATGATCAAGGAGGCGGACACCGATGGTGATGGCCGGATCAGCTTCTCTGAATTCGCACAGGCGATCACGTCCGCAGCCTTTGACAATTCCTGGCTCTGA